A section of the Heterodontus francisci isolate sHetFra1 chromosome 7, sHetFra1.hap1, whole genome shotgun sequence genome encodes:
- the dbr1 gene encoding lariat debranching enzyme, whose product MKVAVEGCCHGELDKIYESIQFLEKKDNVKVDLLLCCGDFQAVRNEADMICMAVPIKYRQMQTFYKYYSGEKKASVLTIFIGGNHEASNHLQELPYGGWVAPNIYYLGYAGVVKYRGVRIGGLSGIFKPHDYRKGHFEYPPYNQQTMRSAYHVRNIEVFKLKQLKRHMDIFLSHDWPQGIYHYGNKKQLLKSKAFLRPEVEANTLGSPAATELLQHLKPSYWFAAHLHVKFAALMQHPKSDGEQLPKATKFLALDKCLPHRDFLQIVEIEHDPNASDHLEYDSEWLAILKATNDLINVTSKTWNMPENNSLHAKWDYSVSEEDIEELLEEQGHSLQIPSNFSHTAPAYDPAHPQRSKEPVHVINPQTTEFCATFGLTDLNAKVKQMENEGLVEGEEEDDMDSADNPEEPSDYTTDTSGLSSSINPDEITLEDDDDDNGDLSTHSIEPSPDHPFTDSSANFSDVRDLPDSMIVSSDETQDSANEELDKSGDSSMTEGEGKSTRTKAVKRISNEHENGSSGIKLIKRRNQSIYHTKSNENEDNE is encoded by the exons ATGAAGGTAGCAGTAGAAGGTTGCTGCCATGGTGAACTGGACAAAATCTATGAGAGTATTCAGTTTTTGGAGAAAAAGGACAATGTTAAGGTGGACCTCTTGTTGTGCTGTGGAGATTTTCAAGCAGTCAGGAATGAAGCTGACATGATTTGCATGGCTGTACCCATTAAATACAGACAAATGCAAACTTTCTACAA ATATTACTCTGGAGAAAAAAAAGCCTCTGTTCTCACCATCTTCATAGGAGGCAATCATGAAGCTTCCAATCACTTACAGGAGTTGCCATATGGAGGATGGGTGGCACCAAACATTTACTACCTAG GGTATGCTGGCGTGGTGAAGTACCGTGGTGTACGTATAGGAGGACTCTCTGGTATTTTTAAGCCACATGACTACAGAAAAG GTCATTTTGAGTATCCACCATATAATCAACAGACAATGCGAAGTGCATATCATGTCAGAAATATTGAAGTCTTCAAACTGAAGCAG TTAAAACGACACATGGACATCTTCCTGTCACATGATTGGCCCCAAGGTATTTATCATTACGGTAACAAAAAACAACTTCTTAAGAGTAAGGCTTTTCTCCGTCCAGAGGTTGAGGCTAATACCTTGGGGAGTCCTGCAGCTACAGAGCTTCTGCAGCACCTCAAGCCTTCTTATTGGTTTGCAGCACATCTACATGTGAAGTTTGCAGCTTTAATGCAGCATCCG AAGAGTGATGGTGAGCAACTGCCAAAAGCAACAAAATTTTTGGCTCTAGATAAGTGTCTGCCTCACCGAGATTTTCTACAG attgtggaAATAGAGCATGACCCAAACGCTTCTGATCACCTAGAGTATGATTCTGAATGGCTGGCCATTCTAAAAGCAACAAATGATTTAATTAATGTCACCTCTAAAACATGGAACATGCCTGAAAATAACAGTCTGCATGCAAA GTGGGACTACAGTGTGTCTGAAGAAGACATTGAAGAACTGTTGGAAGAGCAAGGCCATAGCCTCCAGATCCCCAGTAACTTTAGCCATACAGCTCCTGCCTATGACCCAGCACACCCACAGAGATCAAAAGAACCTGTCCATGTGATTAACCCACAGACAACTGAGTTCTGTGCCACCTTTGGCCTCACTGATCTGAATGCCAAGGTGAAACAGATGGAAAATGAGGGTCTtgtggagggagaggaagaggatgATATGGACAGTGCTGATAACCCAGAGGAGCCCAGTGATTATACCACGGACACTTCTGGACTTTCTTCCTCCATAAATCCAGATGAAATAACACTGGAGGATGATGATGACGACAATGGAGACCTCAGCACACATTCCATCGAACCATCCCCAGACCACCCCTTCACAGACTCATCAGCAAATTTCTCTGATGTGAGAGATCTCCCTGATTCTATGATTGTCTCATCTGATGAGACACAGGACTCTGCAAACGAGGAACTGGACAAGTCTGGAGACAGCAGCATGACTGAGGGAGAAGGAAAGAGCACACGCACAAAGGCTGTAAAACGAATTAGCAACGAGCATGAGAATGGAAGTAGTGGAATAAAACTAATTAAGAGGCGCAACCAGAGTATATACCACACAAAGAGCAATGAGAATGAAGATAATGAATGA